A portion of the Brevundimonas pondensis genome contains these proteins:
- a CDS encoding LPD7 domain-containing protein, whose amino-acid sequence MTGPQQARQLADDASANRIGPERARVGEAKARSTVKGDVPQPILDRYLIERDLRGRAERFYRDHRTPDPAFTDTGRRLSAGQAYPDTIADMLKVARHRGWTRLKVEGDEAFRREVWIQARAQGLDVSGYRPRDRDRQAAGLPPDRGTRLMRAAAVVRALIPDIDAQRRLIDHAARLAGLREQVLRRDPPPRASDRFR is encoded by the coding sequence ATGACCGGACCGCAGCAAGCCCGCCAACTTGCAGACGACGCGTCCGCCAACCGGATCGGTCCCGAGCGCGCGCGCGTCGGGGAAGCCAAGGCCCGTTCGACCGTAAAGGGCGACGTGCCTCAGCCGATCTTGGACCGCTATCTGATCGAACGGGACCTGCGCGGACGCGCCGAACGCTTCTACCGAGACCACCGCACGCCCGACCCCGCCTTCACCGACACCGGTCGAAGGCTGAGCGCCGGCCAGGCCTATCCCGACACGATCGCCGACATGCTCAAGGTCGCCCGGCACCGCGGCTGGACGCGGCTGAAGGTCGAGGGCGACGAAGCCTTCCGCCGCGAGGTCTGGATCCAGGCCCGCGCTCAGGGCCTGGACGTAAGCGGCTACCGTCCCAGGGATCGTGACCGCCAGGCCGCCGGCCTGCCTCCGGATCGTGGTACGCGACTCATGAGAGCCGCCGCCGTGGTTCGAGCTCTGATCCCCGATATCGACGCTCAACGACGTCTTATCGACCATGCCGCCCGCCTTGCAGGTCTACGGGAGCAAGTGCTCCGGCGCGACCCTCCCCCTCGGGCGTCGGATCGCTTCCGATAA
- a CDS encoding type IV secretory system conjugative DNA transfer family protein: protein MTRSASAASGPDAARWVVGLLAAFLLMAIGGGTIALIGLGRFTPDLDPLRAPAWFLYYRHDPDVRRWLMIGGASTGLSVLPAVAVLALSRRRPLHGAARWATAAEQRAAGLRAREGIILGRVPGGGFLIAEGPEHVMLHAPTRTGKGVGIVIPNLLAWPHSVVVLDIKRENFTATAGYRAEHGQRILMFDPLASAGRTVRFNPLGHIDRSDANAVLDELQRMAVMLFPGHDHADPFWSEAARIGFIGVGAYVAASPPLPFTLGGIFRQLTADDPRTRFPKVVEARRRSGAPLPPACVSALNDFCASSENTFASIRQTITTRMGLWLNPRVDAATADSDFDLRDLRQGRMSLYLGATPDNLLRVAPLYSLLFQQLVDLNSRALPGPDDRPVLVLLDEFARLGPAPVLAHAFSWVAGYGIRLLPVIQSPAQLRAIYGVDMAEDIFANCGIEVVFAPKELKTAQDLSERLGAYTYAALSRSRPRGLGAGRRMITVSDQRRPLMLPQELMRLPASTLLVLKAGLPAVRGRKIAYYREAVFRRRLRPPPDVPQLPQCPPGPPVPPPPTSEEDVDADLDAIVRAFAEEGLPPPAHGSSEREVRDWLDRVMDASQPPRMEHEP, encoded by the coding sequence ATGACCCGCTCCGCAAGCGCCGCGTCGGGTCCTGACGCCGCACGGTGGGTCGTCGGTCTCCTGGCCGCCTTCCTGCTCATGGCGATCGGCGGCGGAACCATAGCCCTGATCGGTCTGGGCCGATTCACGCCGGATCTGGATCCCCTGAGGGCGCCTGCCTGGTTCCTGTACTACCGCCATGATCCCGATGTCCGCCGCTGGCTGATGATCGGCGGCGCCTCCACCGGCCTGTCCGTCCTGCCCGCGGTAGCCGTTCTCGCCCTATCCCGCCGCCGTCCTCTTCACGGCGCGGCCCGATGGGCCACGGCGGCCGAACAGCGCGCGGCGGGCCTGCGCGCCCGCGAGGGGATCATCCTCGGTCGCGTTCCGGGCGGCGGTTTCCTGATCGCCGAAGGTCCGGAGCATGTGATGCTCCATGCACCGACCCGCACGGGAAAGGGGGTCGGGATCGTGATCCCCAATCTCCTGGCCTGGCCCCATTCGGTCGTGGTGCTCGACATCAAACGCGAGAACTTCACGGCCACGGCCGGCTACCGCGCCGAACACGGTCAGCGTATCCTCATGTTCGATCCTCTGGCGTCGGCCGGCCGCACCGTCCGGTTCAATCCGCTCGGACACATCGACCGCTCGGACGCCAACGCCGTGCTCGACGAGCTTCAGCGGATGGCGGTCATGCTGTTTCCGGGCCATGACCACGCCGATCCCTTCTGGTCGGAGGCCGCCCGCATAGGCTTCATCGGCGTCGGCGCCTATGTGGCGGCGAGCCCGCCCCTGCCCTTCACCCTGGGCGGGATCTTCCGTCAGCTGACCGCCGACGACCCGCGCACCCGTTTTCCCAAGGTCGTGGAAGCCCGACGCCGCTCCGGCGCGCCTCTGCCCCCCGCCTGCGTCTCCGCCCTCAACGATTTCTGCGCATCGAGCGAGAACACCTTCGCCTCGATCCGCCAGACCATCACGACCCGCATGGGGCTATGGCTGAACCCGAGGGTGGATGCGGCGACGGCCGACAGCGACTTCGACCTCCGGGACCTGAGACAGGGACGCATGTCGCTCTATCTCGGCGCCACGCCCGACAACCTGCTTCGCGTCGCGCCCCTCTACAGCCTGCTGTTTCAGCAGCTGGTCGACCTCAACAGTCGCGCTCTGCCGGGTCCCGACGACAGGCCCGTTCTCGTGCTGCTCGACGAATTCGCCCGGCTCGGTCCGGCTCCGGTCCTGGCCCATGCCTTCTCCTGGGTCGCGGGCTACGGCATTCGGCTGCTGCCGGTGATCCAGAGCCCGGCCCAGCTGAGAGCGATCTACGGCGTCGATATGGCTGAAGACATCTTCGCCAACTGCGGCATTGAAGTGGTCTTTGCGCCCAAGGAGCTGAAGACGGCTCAGGACCTCAGCGAACGCCTGGGCGCCTACACCTATGCCGCCCTCAGCCGCAGCCGCCCCCGGGGGCTAGGCGCCGGTCGAAGGATGATCACCGTCTCGGACCAGCGGCGCCCCCTGATGCTGCCTCAGGAGCTCATGCGCCTGCCCGCCTCCACCCTCCTAGTCCTCAAGGCGGGTCTCCCCGCCGTTCGGGGCCGGAAGATCGCCTACTACCGCGAGGCGGTCTTCCGTCGCCGCCTGCGTCCGCCGCCGGACGTCCCTCAGCTCCCACAATGTCCTCCCGGTCCCCCCGTACCGCCGCCGCCGACGTCGGAAGAGGACGTGGACGCGGATCTGGACGCGATCGTCCGGGCTTTCGCCGAGGAGGGGCTGCCGCCGCCGGCTCACGGCTCTTCGGAACGGGAGGTCCGCGACTGGCTCGACCGCGTCATGGACGCGTCTCAGCCCCCACGGATGGAGCATGAACCATGA
- the virB11 gene encoding P-type DNA transfer ATPase VirB11 yields the protein MGDTAVLDHYLAPLQPLLAPDDVTELVVNRPGEVGVERAGRWVWHEIPTLSEAWLRTLAVAAAAYTRQDIGDDRPICSTVLPDEARCQIVLPPVAPQGTVSLTIRKPSKRQLTLEDFRAGGLFDRTAAACGSRVDETDAELMRLRDRSDWPAFFRLAVEARRNILVSGATGSGKTTFAKGLIALIPPEERLLTIEDARELVAPHRNIVHMTYSKDGQGSAQVGPKALLESALRMRPDRILLQELRDGTAFFYLRNVNSGHPGSITTVHADSAALAFEQLTLLVRESDGGRDLPRDDIRALLHLLVDVVVQMKKTGGCFRMTEVWHDPLRKRRVGS from the coding sequence ATGGGCGACACGGCCGTCCTTGATCACTACCTCGCGCCGCTCCAGCCGCTGCTGGCTCCGGACGACGTGACCGAGCTGGTCGTCAACCGCCCCGGAGAGGTCGGGGTGGAGCGCGCAGGGCGTTGGGTCTGGCATGAGATCCCGACGCTGTCCGAGGCTTGGCTGCGGACCCTGGCCGTGGCGGCGGCCGCCTACACCCGTCAGGACATCGGCGACGACCGTCCGATCTGCTCCACCGTTCTGCCGGACGAGGCCCGCTGCCAGATCGTCCTGCCGCCCGTGGCCCCGCAGGGCACGGTGTCGCTCACCATCCGCAAGCCCTCAAAGCGTCAGCTGACGCTTGAGGACTTCAGGGCCGGAGGGCTGTTCGACCGGACGGCCGCGGCGTGCGGCAGCCGGGTCGATGAGACCGATGCCGAGCTGATGCGCCTGCGCGACCGGAGCGACTGGCCCGCCTTCTTCCGCCTGGCTGTAGAAGCCCGCCGCAACATCCTGGTGTCCGGAGCCACCGGCTCGGGAAAGACCACCTTCGCCAAGGGACTGATCGCGCTGATCCCGCCCGAAGAGCGGCTTCTGACCATCGAGGATGCGCGCGAACTCGTCGCCCCTCATCGCAACATCGTCCACATGACCTATTCCAAGGACGGACAGGGCTCGGCACAGGTCGGGCCCAAGGCCCTGCTGGAAAGCGCGCTGCGGATGCGGCCGGACCGCATTCTGCTCCAGGAGCTCCGCGACGGCACGGCCTTCTTCTACCTGCGCAACGTCAATTCCGGCCACCCGGGCTCGATCACCACGGTCCATGCCGATTCCGCCGCTCTCGCCTTCGAGCAGCTGACCCTGCTTGTGCGGGAATCCGACGGCGGGCGCGATCTGCCCCGCGACGACATCCGCGCTCTGCTGCACCTCCTGGTCGATGTGGTGGTGCAGATGAAGAAGACAGGGGGCTGTTTCCGCATGACCGAGGTCTGGCATGACCCGCTCCGCAAGCGCCGCGTCGGGTCCTGA
- the virB10 gene encoding type IV secretion system protein VirB10: MNGPDDPIAPHGDADASGPPTRAKKRPAGDRTISPVAGRLGGPRGRWIILAALAAGCGVLLFAGWDRGDRPPPERADEPARQFVPFEPARRRAEPPLLSTPDPSAPSLTGEPLVPAIDGAASASPEADPSLDEQRRALAESARRAPVLAYSRSGAAPRSDPAQGWAPASSEPTAPTDLDRLRQAGPIDRVRADRLSDRRFLITAGSSVPCVLQTAMDSVTPGFVSCITPQDVWSDDGSVVLMERGTRVLGEYRSGLQRGRGRLFVLWTRAVTPDGVTVTLASPAADALGRGGFDGRIETHFWERFGGALLLSIVGGATSAAVDLGADRSGVRVTSDAASTALEDSVGIPPTLRKEQGGEVSIFVARDLDFASVYRLRAR, encoded by the coding sequence ATGAACGGCCCCGACGATCCGATCGCCCCCCACGGCGACGCCGACGCTTCGGGGCCCCCGACGCGCGCAAAGAAGCGGCCTGCGGGCGACCGGACCATCTCGCCGGTGGCAGGTCGGCTGGGAGGTCCGAGAGGCCGATGGATCATCCTGGCCGCCCTGGCGGCAGGTTGCGGCGTCCTCCTCTTCGCCGGCTGGGACCGGGGCGACCGCCCGCCCCCCGAACGCGCAGACGAACCGGCCCGCCAGTTCGTGCCGTTCGAACCCGCCCGGCGCCGCGCCGAGCCGCCCCTGCTGAGCACGCCGGACCCGTCCGCCCCGTCATTGACCGGCGAACCACTGGTCCCCGCGATCGACGGCGCCGCCTCGGCATCCCCGGAGGCCGATCCGTCGCTCGACGAGCAGCGCCGTGCTCTGGCGGAAAGCGCCCGGCGGGCGCCGGTCCTCGCCTACAGCCGCTCCGGCGCCGCGCCGCGCTCGGACCCTGCACAGGGTTGGGCGCCCGCATCTTCCGAGCCGACCGCACCGACCGACCTGGATCGGTTGCGTCAGGCTGGCCCCATCGACAGGGTCCGGGCGGATCGCCTGTCCGACCGTCGCTTCCTCATCACCGCCGGATCGAGCGTTCCATGCGTGCTGCAGACGGCGATGGACAGCGTGACGCCCGGCTTCGTCAGCTGCATCACGCCCCAAGACGTCTGGTCCGACGACGGTTCCGTGGTGCTGATGGAGCGCGGCACCCGGGTTCTGGGGGAATACCGCTCGGGCCTTCAGCGGGGACGCGGCCGGCTGTTCGTGCTCTGGACCCGCGCCGTCACCCCGGACGGGGTGACCGTGACTTTGGCCTCGCCGGCCGCCGATGCGCTCGGCCGAGGCGGCTTCGACGGCCGCATCGAGACCCATTTCTGGGAGCGCTTCGGCGGCGCCCTGCTGCTCAGCATCGTCGGCGGAGCGACCTCAGCCGCAGTCGATCTCGGCGCCGACCGGTCCGGCGTCCGCGTCACCTCCGACGCCGCTTCGACGGCCCTTGAGGACTCCGTCGGCATCCCGCCCACCCTGAGGAAGGAACAGGGCGGCGAGGTCTCCATCTTCGTGGCCCGGGATCTCGACTTCGCCTCGGTCTACCGCCTGAGGGCGCGGTGA
- a CDS encoding TrbG/VirB9 family P-type conjugative transfer protein, with protein MRPPAALLGACLLALAAPAVAQDARIRDLVYAPDVVHRIDGAFRTATQIIFSPDETIRHAAVGDSVAWEVAAEGSVLFLKPRERHAPTNLLVVTERAGGELRHYAFALDARATAAAVHQVRFHYPADERAVAEAALAEAARTAENRLIGLELSQGAIEGPRNFAWSAQGDAALQPSEVSDNGRFTVLRFPGSQAVPAIFETDGGTERLVPYDVRGEFVVIHSVVRGLRLRRGRAVLCLFNEAFDDRAGATGTGTASPRVERVRKRGGS; from the coding sequence ATGAGACCGCCCGCCGCCCTGCTCGGCGCATGCCTTCTCGCCCTGGCCGCGCCCGCCGTCGCCCAGGACGCCCGCATCCGCGACCTGGTCTATGCGCCCGACGTCGTCCACCGCATCGACGGCGCCTTCCGCACCGCGACCCAGATCATCTTTTCGCCGGACGAAACCATCCGCCATGCCGCTGTCGGCGACAGCGTCGCCTGGGAGGTGGCGGCGGAGGGTTCCGTCCTGTTCCTGAAGCCCCGCGAACGACACGCGCCGACGAACCTGCTGGTGGTCACGGAACGCGCGGGCGGCGAACTCCGCCACTACGCCTTCGCGCTCGACGCGCGGGCGACGGCCGCCGCCGTCCATCAGGTCCGCTTCCATTATCCGGCCGACGAGCGCGCCGTCGCCGAAGCAGCTCTGGCTGAGGCCGCCCGGACGGCCGAGAACCGCCTGATCGGGCTGGAACTGTCCCAAGGCGCGATCGAAGGGCCCCGCAACTTCGCCTGGTCCGCCCAGGGCGACGCCGCCCTGCAGCCCAGCGAGGTGAGCGACAACGGCCGCTTCACCGTTCTGCGCTTTCCCGGCAGCCAGGCCGTTCCGGCCATCTTCGAGACCGACGGCGGGACCGAGCGGCTTGTTCCCTATGACGTGCGGGGCGAATTCGTGGTCATCCACAGCGTGGTGCGCGGTCTGCGTCTGAGGCGCGGCCGGGCGGTCCTCTGCCTCTTTAACGAAGCCTTCGACGACCGGGCGGGCGCAACGGGCACAGGAACAGCGTCCCCGCGGGTCGAGCGCGTCCGCAAGAGAGGCGGGTCATGA
- a CDS encoding virB8 family protein: MTGVPSDELKRYFAEAKRWDQDRLASAVRSRRLAWTAAAASAALAGAAVLAVAGLTPLKTVEPFVIRVDQTTGAVDLARSLSQETGPVRYEEAVSKYFLAQYVRAREGYLDAAAEENFRLVSILSGPTEQRRWADLFRGTNPASPQNLYGPQAEASVSIRAVGFINPEVANVRYRRTVRRAQQVEESDWIATIGFSYTRAPMTEADRLRNPLGFQVLSYRSDPEVIR; the protein is encoded by the coding sequence ATGACCGGCGTCCCCTCCGACGAGCTGAAGCGCTATTTCGCGGAGGCGAAGCGCTGGGACCAGGATCGGTTGGCCTCTGCTGTCCGCTCCCGACGTCTGGCCTGGACCGCAGCCGCGGCATCCGCCGCCCTGGCCGGCGCCGCCGTCCTCGCCGTGGCGGGACTGACGCCCCTGAAGACGGTCGAGCCCTTCGTCATCCGCGTCGATCAGACGACCGGCGCGGTCGATCTGGCCCGGAGCCTGTCGCAGGAGACCGGCCCGGTCCGATATGAGGAAGCTGTCAGCAAGTACTTTCTGGCGCAGTACGTCCGCGCCCGCGAGGGCTATCTCGACGCCGCCGCGGAAGAGAATTTCCGGCTGGTCTCCATTCTGTCCGGGCCGACGGAACAGCGGCGCTGGGCCGACCTGTTCCGAGGAACCAACCCCGCGAGCCCGCAGAACCTCTACGGCCCTCAGGCTGAGGCCTCTGTGTCGATCCGGGCCGTCGGCTTCATCAATCCCGAAGTGGCCAACGTCCGCTACCGTCGGACGGTCCGCCGCGCGCAGCAGGTCGAGGAGAGCGATTGGATCGCGACCATCGGCTTTTCCTACACGCGGGCGCCGATGACCGAGGCCGACCGGCTGCGCAATCCCCTGGGCTTCCAGGTTCTCTCCTACCGTTCCGATCCGGAGGTGATCCGATGA
- a CDS encoding type IV secretion system protein, whose translation MSLRVFEPSYLFIDERLNTFLGDRLSSVIAAVEGPLRVALVLYVLLYGYAILRGAISEPVMDFAIRSIKLALLYALATTAAYSGFVTQPLFVDLPNALTQAISGSAAPNVGAAFDQFLAYAGYLSETIAREGSAFDPAPYIVAAAVLVIGALACALGFGVVMVAKLALALLVALGPIFIAAALFDATRRYFFGWLSQAVNYLVLFALMITIFQLVLALVRDQWSAIEGHDPMVGGLIFIALCLLGAIFFLQTPAIAAGVAGGASAGLADFANAAALGSGRAGRASGPVEAGRAPPRGGGSIRPQGR comes from the coding sequence ATGAGCCTGCGCGTCTTCGAGCCCAGCTATCTCTTCATCGACGAGCGGCTGAACACCTTCCTCGGCGATAGACTGTCGTCCGTGATAGCCGCGGTCGAAGGCCCGCTGCGCGTCGCCCTGGTTCTCTATGTGCTGCTCTACGGCTACGCCATACTGCGCGGGGCCATCAGCGAACCGGTCATGGATTTCGCGATCCGCTCCATCAAGCTGGCGCTTCTCTATGCGCTGGCGACCACGGCGGCCTATTCCGGCTTCGTCACCCAGCCGTTATTCGTGGACCTGCCGAACGCCCTGACCCAGGCGATCAGCGGCTCAGCCGCGCCCAATGTAGGAGCGGCCTTCGATCAATTCCTGGCCTATGCGGGTTATCTCAGCGAGACCATCGCCCGGGAGGGCTCGGCCTTCGACCCCGCGCCCTACATCGTCGCGGCGGCCGTGCTGGTCATCGGGGCTCTCGCCTGCGCCCTGGGATTCGGCGTCGTCATGGTCGCCAAGCTGGCCCTGGCGCTGCTCGTGGCGCTCGGGCCGATCTTCATCGCCGCGGCCCTGTTCGACGCCACCCGCCGCTATTTCTTCGGCTGGCTCAGCCAGGCGGTGAACTACCTTGTCCTATTCGCCCTCATGATCACCATCTTTCAGCTGGTGCTGGCCCTGGTGCGCGATCAGTGGAGCGCCATCGAAGGCCATGACCCGATGGTGGGCGGGCTGATCTTCATCGCCTTGTGCCTGCTCGGCGCGATCTTCTTTCTCCAGACCCCGGCCATCGCCGCAGGGGTGGCGGGCGGCGCAAGCGCCGGCCTCGCCGACTTCGCCAACGCCGCAGCTCTCGGTTCCGGCCGTGCCGGCCGCGCCTCCGGTCCCGTCGAGGCGGGCCGGGCGCCGCCGCGCGGCGGCGGCTCCATCCGACCTCAAGGACGCTGA
- a CDS encoding type IV secretion system protein: MIRRILGAVSAAAALLSVADGARAQQIVHDPTSYAQLVREARTALDQLEQLREQVRQGRQLFESLNDLSDVNRVASELGFPEVRNPLPDLRALRSAAEGDLSALGALAERADAIRAGTRVYAPPPGNVPETERYYRDALERAGARTARDLALGEALGEAADRRLKGLEALRRALDTAPNARAVMDLEARLAAEQALIQNEQVRLQGLALTQAAEARLEEQRARERAAAARDARLATYRETIR; encoded by the coding sequence ATGATCCGCCGCATCCTCGGCGCGGTTTCGGCCGCCGCCGCCCTCCTGAGCGTCGCGGACGGCGCCCGAGCACAGCAGATCGTCCACGATCCGACCTCCTACGCCCAACTGGTGCGCGAGGCGCGGACCGCCCTCGACCAGCTCGAGCAGCTGCGCGAACAGGTGCGCCAGGGCCGGCAGCTGTTCGAGAGCTTGAACGACCTGTCCGACGTCAACCGGGTGGCCTCAGAGCTGGGCTTTCCCGAGGTGCGCAATCCGCTTCCCGACCTGCGGGCGCTGCGGAGCGCCGCCGAAGGTGATCTGTCGGCGCTCGGCGCCCTTGCCGAACGGGCCGACGCCATCCGCGCCGGAACCCGTGTCTACGCACCCCCGCCCGGAAACGTCCCGGAGACCGAACGCTACTATCGTGACGCCCTGGAGCGGGCCGGGGCGCGCACCGCCCGCGACCTCGCCCTCGGCGAGGCTCTTGGGGAGGCGGCCGACCGGCGGCTGAAAGGGCTGGAAGCCCTGCGCCGCGCGCTCGACACCGCGCCCAACGCCCGGGCGGTGATGGACCTGGAGGCGCGTCTAGCGGCCGAACAGGCGCTGATCCAGAACGAACAGGTCCGGCTTCAGGGACTGGCTCTGACACAGGCCGCCGAGGCGCGGCTCGAGGAACAGCGCGCCCGCGAGCGCGCCGCCGCGGCCAGGGACGCCCGGCTGGCGACTTACAGGGAGACCATCCGGTGA
- a CDS encoding VirB4 family type IV secretion/conjugal transfer ATPase codes for MAEGSVSLRLMKREPDVRAALPYARHAADGIVVLDSGALMLSLKLDGAPFETVDARDLNDRHIKLNQAWRNLADDRLAVWHHVVRRRIRTVPATGHVSDFARELSAAYDARLSTQRLFVNELYVTLVLHPGREAGDRAGALMRRLRAARRGGTEVDAASLKRLEDAGRDLMQFLAPYAPRRLGLYEHRGLWFSEPLEMIRLILTGRAERVPLTCGQLGDAAYTTRIIFGRETLELRDAADTRFAGVLAVKEYPSVTRPGLWDGLLDAPFPFVAAQSFAFLSKPAARAVMERKQNQMVSSRDRAASQIDGLTAALDDLISNRFVMGEHHASVLVHGDDQPALVDHLAKARSILADSGLVVAREDLGLEAAFWAQFPGNFSRRTRPAVVTSRNFAALAPFHAPPVGRPSGHHWGDALAVLKTTAASPYHLNLHVGDLGHTFICGPSGSGKTVVQNFILAQFERFGVQQIFIDKDRGAEIFVRASGGVYLALKAGEPTGFAPFKALEPSPANRAFLSRLVRALVERPDDPLTVTQARAIDDGVRALEALPEAQRSLSALRSLLGQADAGGIGARLERWVRGGPLGWVLDNPEDAVYLDARLIGFDITTILDDPEVRAPVMLYLLHRIGARADGRRLVLDIDEFWKALGDPAFTDLIRDGLKTWRKQNAMMVFGTQSPSDALASPIAPAILEQCATRIFLPNAHGRARDYVDGLGLSETEFRLIRDELTPESHRFLVKQGHAGVVVELDLTGMDDALAVLSGRAETVALLDRLRAEHGDAYAQWRDAFHEQRRLP; via the coding sequence ATGGCTGAAGGCTCCGTCTCCCTGCGGCTGATGAAGCGCGAACCGGACGTCCGTGCGGCGCTGCCCTATGCCCGCCATGCCGCCGATGGGATCGTGGTCCTGGACAGCGGCGCCCTGATGCTCAGCCTGAAGCTGGACGGCGCGCCCTTCGAGACGGTCGACGCCCGCGACCTCAACGACCGGCACATCAAGCTCAATCAGGCCTGGCGCAACCTGGCCGATGATCGGCTGGCCGTCTGGCACCACGTCGTCCGTCGTCGGATCCGAACCGTCCCGGCGACGGGGCACGTCTCGGACTTCGCACGCGAGCTGTCGGCCGCCTATGACGCCCGGCTGTCCACGCAGCGCCTGTTCGTCAACGAGCTCTACGTCACCCTTGTGCTTCATCCGGGACGTGAGGCGGGGGACCGCGCCGGCGCCCTGATGCGGCGTCTGCGCGCCGCGCGGCGGGGCGGGACCGAAGTCGACGCCGCCTCGCTGAAACGCCTGGAGGACGCGGGCCGCGACCTGATGCAGTTCCTCGCCCCGTACGCTCCTCGGCGCCTCGGCCTCTATGAGCATAGGGGTCTATGGTTCTCCGAACCGCTTGAGATGATCCGGCTGATCCTGACGGGCCGCGCCGAGCGGGTTCCGCTGACCTGCGGCCAGCTCGGCGACGCCGCCTATACGACGCGCATCATCTTCGGCCGCGAGACCCTGGAGCTGCGCGATGCCGCCGACACGCGGTTCGCGGGCGTCCTGGCGGTCAAGGAGTATCCGTCCGTCACGCGACCGGGTCTGTGGGACGGACTGCTCGACGCCCCCTTCCCCTTCGTGGCCGCCCAGTCCTTCGCCTTTCTGTCCAAGCCCGCAGCCCGCGCCGTCATGGAGCGCAAACAGAACCAGATGGTCTCATCACGGGACCGGGCGGCCTCCCAGATCGACGGGCTGACCGCGGCCCTGGACGATCTGATCAGCAACCGCTTCGTCATGGGCGAACATCACGCCTCGGTTCTGGTCCACGGCGACGATCAGCCGGCCCTGGTCGATCATCTGGCGAAGGCGCGCAGCATCCTGGCCGACAGCGGTCTGGTGGTCGCCCGCGAGGATCTCGGGCTGGAGGCGGCCTTCTGGGCCCAGTTTCCCGGCAACTTCAGCAGGCGCACACGCCCCGCCGTCGTCACCTCGCGCAATTTCGCGGCGCTCGCGCCCTTCCACGCCCCTCCGGTCGGACGTCCATCGGGCCATCACTGGGGCGACGCCCTGGCGGTGCTGAAGACCACGGCCGCTTCGCCCTATCACCTGAACCTTCACGTCGGCGACCTGGGGCACACCTTCATCTGCGGCCCGTCCGGCTCGGGCAAGACCGTGGTTCAGAACTTCATCCTGGCTCAGTTCGAACGGTTCGGCGTCCAGCAGATCTTCATCGACAAGGATCGCGGCGCCGAGATCTTCGTGCGCGCCTCGGGCGGCGTCTACCTGGCCCTGAAGGCCGGCGAGCCGACCGGCTTCGCCCCGTTCAAAGCCTTGGAGCCGTCTCCTGCCAACCGCGCCTTCCTCTCCCGGCTCGTACGCGCCCTGGTGGAGCGTCCGGACGACCCGCTGACCGTGACGCAGGCGCGCGCCATCGACGACGGCGTACGTGCGCTCGAGGCCCTGCCCGAGGCTCAGCGGTCTCTATCGGCGCTGAGGAGCTTGTTGGGCCAGGCCGACGCCGGCGGGATCGGGGCCCGGCTCGAACGCTGGGTCAGGGGCGGACCGCTCGGTTGGGTGCTCGACAATCCCGAGGACGCCGTCTACCTGGACGCCCGCCTGATCGGTTTCGACATCACGACCATCCTCGACGACCCCGAGGTCCGCGCGCCGGTGATGCTCTATCTGCTGCACCGGATCGGCGCACGAGCGGACGGCCGCCGCCTGGTGCTGGACATCGACGAGTTCTGGAAGGCGCTGGGCGATCCGGCCTTCACCGATCTGATCCGGGACGGCCTGAAGACCTGGCGCAAGCAGAACGCGATGATGGTGTTCGGCACCCAGTCGCCGTCGGATGCGCTCGCCTCGCCGATCGCCCCGGCCATCCTCGAGCAGTGCGCGACCCGCATCTTCCTGCCCAACGCCCACGGCCGGGCACGCGACTATGTCGACGGCTTGGGCCTGAGCGAGACCGAGTTCCGCCTGATCCGGGATGAACTGACCCCGGAGTCCCACCGCTTTCTGGTCAAGCAGGGGCATGCCGGCGTCGTGGTCGAACTCGATCTCACCGGCATGGACGACGCCCTGGCGGTCCTGTCCGGCCGCGCCGAGACCGTCGCCCTTCTCGACCGTCTCCGGGCGGAGCACGGCGACGCCTATGCGCAATGGCGCGACGCCTTCCATGAGCAGAGGAGACTTCCATGA
- a CDS encoding type IV secretion system protein VirB3: MAEERLIEDPLFLACTRPAMIMGVPMEAMGVNVILSGVVFLVGGSLLNLLIAPALHLVFRAVCRTDHNAFRLLFAYVDTKGRARNGATWGGSSPTPLPPARRASARDLRHG; encoded by the coding sequence ATGGCTGAAGAACGGCTGATCGAGGACCCGCTCTTCCTGGCCTGCACCCGGCCAGCCATGATCATGGGCGTGCCCATGGAGGCCATGGGCGTCAACGTCATCCTTTCAGGCGTCGTCTTTCTGGTCGGCGGCAGCCTTCTGAACCTGCTCATCGCGCCGGCGCTGCATCTGGTGTTCCGCGCCGTCTGCAGGACGGATCACAACGCCTTCCGTCTGCTGTTCGCCTATGTCGACACCAAGGGCCGGGCGCGCAACGGCGCGACCTGGGGCGGGTCTTCGCCGACGCCTCTGCCGCCGGCTCGCCGCGCCTCGGCCCGAGATCTGCGTCATGGCTGA